From Candidatus Atelocyanobacterium thalassa isolate ALOHA, a single genomic window includes:
- a CDS encoding SpoIID/LytB domain-containing protein, producing the protein MLKKILIVLSFLLIPLENTFISEAFAKDININIGIVQRFGEKEKDQLLITTDYQNTLTIKFQNSKGHFQSLITNRITLNILSRPLSKPLLKEYIILSDHATFETAEDNSKKWEEKGIQTEITQPGRWQVWAKRDIYKTPLLRRWLLDNLKTKGYNKPYIESTVLLNKSQATFIANGKKYHSDYIEIIPNNHPIHVIDLEQKKRAYLGSLKLQPNAYGTYTLVNHVPVEVYLKGVVPHEIGPNAPINAIKAQTIIARTYALRNLRRFKSDDYELCANTHCQVYYGLNGVNSKIDKAINDTKNLVLIYQNKLVDALYSSTTGGVTANFTDVWDGEERPYLKTIIDSPQNNIWNFTLKPLNQEEAFRNFIKLTKGFNETGRSAFRWEHKTTKIELAKDLRKYLVMQKHPLSNFKIINSIKIDERSVSGRILNAIVDTDIGIIELKKNEVRSAFGPPRSTLFYLEPINDKQDKVIGYTFIGGGFGHGVGLSQYGSYNLANLGWNEKKILHFYYPGTQVVPLNNSIIF; encoded by the coding sequence TTGCTAAAAAAAATATTAATTGTTCTTTCTTTTCTTTTGATCCCATTAGAAAATACTTTTATTTCAGAAGCTTTTGCAAAAGATATTAATATTAATATTGGTATAGTGCAAAGATTCGGAGAAAAAGAAAAAGATCAACTTCTGATTACTACTGACTATCAGAATACGCTAACTATTAAATTTCAAAATTCTAAGGGCCATTTTCAGAGCTTGATCACAAATCGAATAACTCTCAATATTTTAAGTCGACCATTATCTAAGCCTCTTCTGAAAGAATATATTATTTTAAGTGATCATGCTACCTTTGAAACTGCTGAAGATAATTCTAAAAAATGGGAAGAGAAAGGTATCCAAACTGAAATTACGCAGCCAGGGCGATGGCAAGTTTGGGCTAAAAGAGATATCTACAAAACACCCTTATTAAGACGTTGGCTGTTAGATAACCTTAAAACAAAGGGCTATAATAAGCCATATATAGAATCTACTGTTTTATTAAATAAGTCTCAGGCAACGTTTATAGCTAATGGGAAAAAATATCATAGCGATTATATTGAAATTATTCCTAACAATCATCCTATCCACGTAATTGATTTAGAACAAAAAAAAAGAGCTTATCTTGGTAGTTTAAAATTACAACCTAATGCATATGGAACGTATACTTTAGTTAATCATGTTCCGGTAGAAGTATACTTAAAAGGTGTTGTTCCTCATGAAATAGGGCCTAATGCTCCAATAAATGCAATAAAAGCCCAAACAATTATTGCTCGTACATACGCTTTACGTAATTTGAGAAGATTTAAATCAGATGATTATGAACTTTGCGCTAATACGCATTGCCAAGTATATTATGGGCTTAATGGAGTGAACTCAAAGATAGATAAAGCAATTAATGATACTAAAAATTTAGTACTTATCTATCAAAACAAGTTAGTAGATGCTCTTTATTCTTCGACTACAGGAGGAGTTACCGCTAACTTTACCGATGTCTGGGATGGAGAAGAAAGACCTTATTTAAAGACAATTATTGATTCTCCACAAAATAATATATGGAATTTTACCTTAAAGCCTCTAAATCAAGAAGAAGCCTTTCGCAACTTTATTAAGTTAACAAAAGGCTTTAATGAGACTGGAAGAAGTGCTTTTCGTTGGGAGCATAAAACTACTAAAATCGAATTAGCTAAAGATTTACGAAAATATTTAGTAATGCAAAAACATCCTTTATCAAATTTCAAAATTATTAATTCGATCAAAATAGATGAACGTTCAGTATCCGGTAGAATATTGAACGCAATTGTAGATACAGACATTGGAATTATTGAATTAAAGAAAAATGAAGTTCGTAGTGCATTTGGCCCTCCCAGGAGTACTCTTTTCTATCTTGAACCTATAAATGATAAGCAGGATAAAGTTATAGGTTACACATTTATTGGGGGTGGTTTTGGGCATGGAGTAGGACTTAGTCAATACGGATCTTATAATTTAGCCAACTTAGGATGGAATGAGAAAAAAATTCTTCATTTTTATTATCCTGGTACTCAGGTTGTACCTTTAAATAATTCAATTATTTTTTAA
- a CDS encoding FAD-dependent oxidoreductase codes for MFPFTLITLQLLSSNTLAVLPRNPDKEIECELLIVGGGLAGTAAAYEGLLAGRTVCLTEITDWIGGQISSQGTSALDERPTQRSQLFYSRGYLELRERIKKFYGKLNPGECWVSKSCFMPKEGHKILMDMLKDAERKGKGHFIWFPSTVVKDLSISKHSNKSTGKQITNVIAIQHHSIEDRFSLNSYPLSQIIQDIYSYKNSTRLSKKIIRFIPKLQNNSIPANWYIIEATETGEIIALSDVPYRLGVDPVSYLEPSSSSKDGNPFCTQGFTYTFAMETISESIVHKIPKFYSQYSPYYSYELERLADFDLIYTYRRIWSPSKGKTRTFNRIKFSIPTAGDISMQNWTWGNDYRPGNSKDNLIYTRTQLKSMNQLNPGKWMGGLRRETLRKGEEHSKGYFYWLVSGTMDSQLKKGVKRINKNTTYLKGLRSPMGTYHGLSKYPYIRESRRILGRKSFTHKNGFSINEIDISRQNYRSKYYQETLSFNIYQQLNKVLAKYNNSSILNEKKVMESSSSSQRSTIYFDSIGIGHYPIDFHPCMNEEIPEKAGNSERNNERQGQGKTFPFQIPLRAILPQEIDNLIIAGKGIATSHIAAAAYRVHSFEWSSGAAAGTIADFAINEKILPYQLITSPSFQSLKLQKLQRKLTDNKNPIKFPHTSIFNNNWNHWQ; via the coding sequence ATTTTTCCGTTTACTTTAATAACACTACAATTACTGAGCTCTAATACTTTAGCTGTTCTTCCTCGTAATCCTGATAAAGAGATAGAATGCGAATTGCTAATAGTTGGTGGAGGTCTTGCTGGTACTGCTGCTGCTTATGAAGGTTTATTAGCTGGAAGAACAGTATGTTTAACAGAGATTACGGATTGGATTGGAGGACAAATTTCCTCTCAAGGAACTTCTGCATTAGATGAAAGGCCTACTCAAAGATCACAATTATTTTACTCTAGAGGTTATTTAGAGCTAAGAGAGCGTATTAAGAAATTTTATGGAAAGCTTAACCCAGGAGAATGTTGGGTTAGCAAATCATGCTTTATGCCTAAAGAAGGTCATAAAATTTTGATGGATATGTTAAAAGATGCTGAAAGGAAAGGTAAAGGACATTTTATCTGGTTTCCTTCAACTGTTGTAAAAGACTTAAGCATTAGCAAACATTCAAATAAAAGTACAGGAAAACAAATTACAAATGTTATTGCTATTCAGCATCACTCTATTGAAGATAGATTTTCTTTAAATTCTTATCCGCTATCTCAAATTATCCAAGATATATATTCTTATAAAAATTCTACTAGGTTAAGTAAAAAAATTATTCGTTTTATTCCAAAACTCCAGAACAATTCGATACCTGCAAATTGGTATATTATTGAAGCTACCGAAACAGGAGAAATTATAGCTTTATCTGATGTTCCTTATCGTCTAGGAGTTGACCCAGTATCCTATTTAGAGCCTTCCTCTTCAAGTAAAGATGGTAACCCTTTTTGCACGCAAGGCTTTACATATACGTTTGCAATGGAAACTATCTCAGAAAGTATAGTACATAAAATACCTAAATTTTATTCTCAATATTCGCCTTACTACAGTTATGAGCTAGAACGTTTAGCAGACTTTGATCTGATTTATACTTATCGCCGTATTTGGAGTCCTAGTAAAGGAAAGACTAGAACTTTTAATAGAATAAAATTTTCAATTCCTACAGCTGGAGATATTTCAATGCAAAATTGGACATGGGGTAATGATTATCGTCCAGGTAATTCTAAAGATAATTTAATTTATACACGTACACAATTGAAAAGTATGAATCAATTAAATCCTGGTAAATGGATGGGAGGATTACGAAGAGAAACTCTTCGCAAAGGTGAGGAACATTCCAAGGGCTATTTTTATTGGTTAGTATCAGGGACTATGGATTCTCAACTTAAGAAAGGAGTGAAAAGAATAAATAAAAATACTACTTATCTGAAAGGATTACGTTCTCCTATGGGTACATATCATGGTCTGTCTAAATATCCTTATATTCGAGAATCAAGACGCATATTAGGTCGAAAATCTTTCACCCATAAAAATGGATTCTCAATTAATGAGATTGATATTTCACGTCAAAATTATAGGAGTAAATACTATCAGGAAACTTTATCTTTTAACATTTATCAACAATTAAATAAGGTCTTAGCAAAATATAATAATTCCTCAATTTTAAATGAAAAAAAAGTCATGGAATCTTCATCTAGTAGCCAAAGATCGACAATTTATTTTGATTCTATAGGTATTGGCCATTATCCTATAGATTTTCATCCTTGTATGAATGAAGAAATACCAGAAAAAGCAGGTAATAGTGAACGAAATAATGAAAGACAAGGTCAGGGGAAAACTTTTCCTTTTCAAATACCTTTAAGAGCAATATTACCTCAAGAAATTGATAATCTAATTATTGCAGGCAAAGGTATCGCGACTAGTCATATTGCTGCTGCTGCATATCGAGTTCATTCTTTTGAATGGTCATCAGGTGCAGCGGCAGGTACCATCGCAGATTTTGCTATTAATGAAAAAATTTTACCTTATCAATTAATAACAAGCCCATCTTTCCAGTCTTTAAAATTGCAAAAATTGCAACGAAAGTTAACTGACAATAAAAATCCTATCAAATTTCCCCATACATCCATTTTTAATAATAATTGGAACCATTGGCAATAA